A single genomic interval of Camelina sativa cultivar DH55 chromosome 11, Cs, whole genome shotgun sequence harbors:
- the LOC104720729 gene encoding RING-H2 finger protein ATL18, which translates to MISLLFPRSPLCTAAIVFYTCVCIPLGRLKKNGGDAEGHDDDGYHLVGVMFGDKEEEEEEICCPICLAEFEAEDVVTHLPRCAHLFHMNCIEPWLLRGHLTCPLCRSFVLAPTPLTCNVNNASSSPTLYLSIFFFFCLFLHLLGYL; encoded by the coding sequence ATGATTTCATTGTTGTTTCCGCGGTCGCCTTTGTGCACAGCAGCCATAGTGTTCTATACATGTGTATGCATTCCTTTGGGGAGGTTGAAGAAGAATGGTGGAGATGCCGAAGGGCATGATGATGACGGTTACCACCTAGTGGGAGTGATGTTTGGGGacaaggaagaggaggaggaggaaattTGCTGCCCGATATGCCTTGCGGAGTTTGAGGCTGAGGATGTGGTGACCCATCTTCCCAGATGCGCTCATCTCTTCCATATGAATTGCATAGAACCTTGGCTTCTCCGTGGCCATCTCACTTGCCCGCTCTGTAGATCATTTGTATTGGCTCCAACTCCTCTTACCTGCAATGTCAATAATGCCTCCTCCTCGCCCACATTGTAtctttctatcttcttctttttctgcctCTTTCTCCATCTACTTGGATACTTGTAG
- the LOC104720728 gene encoding pentatricopeptide repeat-containing protein At4g38150, which yields MMPSSKAVVFASQMAKKIRVTMSATRFLSNGQEQEQQNPPEPLPNRPLRGERSSTNSHRDPPPARQAHNLGKGDNNTLSDHGFLEQFKLGVNQEPPKTEQNPQEETSLPEDSDEIFQKMKEGGLIPNAVAMLDGLCKDGLVQEAMKLFGLMRDKGTIPEVVIYTAVVEGFCKAHKIEDAKRIFRKMQTNGISPNAFSYGVLVQGLYTCNMLDDAVALCCEMLEAGHSPNVPTFVGLVDALCREMGVEHAQLAIDGFNQKGFAVNAKAVKEFMDKRAPFPSLAWEAIFKKKPIEKPF from the coding sequence ATGATGCCCTCCTCGAAAGCCGTCGTTTTTGCTAGTCAGATGGCGAAGAAGATTCGTGTTACGATGTCCGCAACACGCTTTTTGTCAAATGGTCAAGAACAGGAGCAGCAGAACCCCCCAGAGCCTTTACCCAACAGACCCTTGCGAGGGGAGAGATCCTCCACCAACTCTCATAGAGATCCTCCACCCGCCAGACAAGCCCACAACCTTGGAAAGGGTGATAATAATACTCTGTCTGACCATGGCTTCCTCGAGCAGTTCAAACTCGGAGTCAATCAGGAACCCCCCAAAACGGAACAAAACCCCCAGGAAGAAACAAGCCTGCCTGAAGATTCCGATGAGATCTTCCAGAAGATGAAGGAAGGAGGTCTCATTCCTAACGCCGTCGCCATGCTTGACGGCCTCTGCAAAGATGGGCTTGTACAGGAGGCCATGAAGCTTTTCGGGTTGATGCGTGACAAGGGTACAATCCCTGAGGTCGTTATCTACACTGCTGTCGTCGAGGGCTTTTGCAAGGCTCATAAAATTGAGGACGCTAAGAGGATTTTCAGGAAAATGCAGACCAATGGGATCTCCCCAAATGCCTTCAGTTATGGTGTCTTGGTTCAGGGATTGTATACTTGCAACATGCTAGATGATGCTGTTGCTCTCTGTTGTGAGATGCTCGAGGCTGGTCACTCTCCCAACGTCCCCACTTTCGTTGGATTGGTTGATGCATTGTGCAGAGAAATGGGCGTCGAACATGCTCAGTTGGCTATCGATGGCTTTAACCAAAAAGGATTTGCTGTCAATGCTAAGGCTGTCAAGGAGTTCATGGACAAAAGGGCCCCCTTTCCGTCTTTGGCTTGGGAAGCCATATTCAAGAAGAAACCAATCGAGAAACCCTTCTGA
- the LOC104727464 gene encoding pentatricopeptide repeat-containing protein At4g38150-like codes for MMPSSKAVVFASQMAKKIRVTMSATRFLSNGQEQEQQNPPEPLPNRPLRGERSSTNSHRDPPPARQAHNNLGKSDNNTLSDHGFLEQFKLGVNQEPPKTEQNPQEETSLPEDSDEIFQKMKEGGLIPNAVAMLDGLCKDGLVQEAMKLFGLMRDKGTIPEVVIYTAVVEGFCKAHKIEDAKRXREEFTLANSR; via the coding sequence ATGATGCCCTCCTCGAAAGCCGTCGTTTTTGCTAGTCAGATGGCGAAGAAGATTCGTGTTACGATGTCCGCAACACGCTTTTTGTCAAATGGTCAAGAACAGGAGCAGCAGAACCCCCCAGAGCCTTTACCCAACAGACCCTTGCGAGGGGAGAGATCCTCCACCAACTCTCATAGAGATCCTCCACCCGCCAGACAAGCCCACAACAACCTTGGAAAGAGTGATAATAATACTCTGTCTGACCATGGCTTCCTCGAGCAGTTCAAACTCGGAGTCAATCAGGAACCCCCCAAAACGGAACAAAACCCCCAGGAAGAAACAAGCCTGCCTGAAGATTCCGATGAGATCTTCCAGAAGATGAAGGAAGGAGGTCTCATTCCTAACGCCGTCGCCATGCTTGACGGCCTCTGCAAAGATGGGCTTGTACAGGAGGCCATGAAGCTTTTCGGGTTGATGCGTGACAAGGGTACAATCCCTGAGGTCGTTATCTACACTGCTGTCGTCGAGGGCTTTTGCAAGGCTCATAAAATTGAGGACGCTAAGAGGATNAGAGAGGAATTTACCTTGGCTAACTCAAGGTAG